The sequence TCTAACAAactttaattgcatgtgaacaagggattgtaatgttttgccactTTTCACAACCACATGTTTTAGCGAATATGTTTATTTCATGACTGTGGTTTACCCCTTCACCTCTATGGTCGTTGTACGGGGTAAGAACATGATATATAGCAGCTCATGATTAAATGCCCTCATAGTGTGTCTTGAAGCTTTGTGCACATTTTTGGTATTGATCTCCATGGCATAATCACTCCACACCTTACCTTCAGAGAGATCAGAAGTAATTTCTTTATGTCGATCATggaaatatgcaacaagtttgCACTAAGTGAACTCAACAATCCATCAAAATGATCacaaattctattaaaaatagtttttacgATATTTGTCTTACCTATTCCCCCGGGGCCATAGATACATATTATATGACCATCATTTAACTCAATATCTAAAAGAATGGTCTTTACAAGATAATTTATTCCAACAAGGTATCGTGCAACAAATAATGGTGTTCaattaaatttagaatttgagatCTCTTCAACAATTCCTTGGATAAATTTGAACTCATTGCAACTGTCATTCGCataacattaaaatatatatatatatatatatatatatatatatatatatatatatatatatatataacgagTTAGACTAGAAAATAGAAATGTGAAGATCAACTTAATTTAAGATGTTTGGCTTGtgcataaaaattttaaatattgacAATTAAAGTagggcaagacttaggtacaatacttaggtgctgttctttaggttcccattttaagattttgccatgtggattttttctcatgggataAAAGTACATTTTTCAGTTAAGTAGTCATATGACTAAATCTTAAGAGTGGAACTTAAGAAACAACACCTAAGGTATTAtatctaaattttgtccattaaagTAAGTGGCTTGTATTAATTCCCATATATATgacattcaatttaaacataAATATGCAGGCATAacataatttgaaattaatagGATATTATTGTTGAGaaaatttattcatatatagaatttatgtgtttatattttaaaaaatgactaaataatAAGATACTTGAATTGATCATTTGCCCACTTCTTTCAAGTTTGAAAGTTAAAGACTTAAAAGACAATAAATAAAAGTGTGAAATTGAAGGAAGTATGGTTATTTGATCAAAATGACTtaacattaaaaacaaaaccgTTTGAGTAAACCAtgtgttttgattttcttttttaaaagtcaaattttcatgatttaattaggtttttttttggttgtgaaacatttttttagttGTGAAACTAAAGCTAAAGTTTCTGTCATTACAATCGGGATATTCATATGGTTTACCAGTTTGAAGGTTCAACCCTTGATTCAGTGCAATTCTGAGTACTAATACGTCTAAAATGAATTTTCAGGGAAAATCTAAGTTACTGATAATTGAAACTTGTTAAAACTCACTTTTAATACTAGAACTAAATTATTAAGGatatttttgggaaaatttttaaataattaatatgtgGGAGAAAGAaactcctatatatatatgacactCCTATTTAATtagtaaggttttttttttttttttaaatcattctATTTCAACATTGCTAGCTAATTAACATCTACAGTCATATagatatgaagaaaaaaaaatgcatacatAATTTGGCCAAAAGACTTAACACTGATAAATTGGTGGTAATTGTtgtttaacaataaaattagtAATCAAACCACTGAAAGTAAGAGAATGTACAATAGTTGTCATTAAATACGTACCTATGCTATTAATGCCAACCGGATATATTAGCGGTTTCATGAAGAGCTTTTCTCCATCTTTCTACTTTCTTGCTATCCTTAAGTTTTCTTTCATGTTTAGAAAGGGCTTCTCCAAACTTTCTGTTTTGGTTCCGTGTTTCTGATGGATCCACCTTGTAAAAAACCGGTCGCACCAACTGGTTATTCTTCTTACACTCAACAATCTTGGCAACCTTATTCAAACACCAAGTGAAGGATGCATAGTTTTCAGAAAATACAATTATTGACATTATTGAGTTCTCAATGGTTTTGAAAAGCTCGATAGAAATTTCTTCTTCCCTTGAAAGCTTATCATAAATGAAGGTGTGAATACCCCTCAAACGCAAAGCGTCATACAAATGACTTATAAAACCAAAACGGGTATCTTCACCTCTAAAACTCAAGAAAACATCAAACTTCTTGAGTTGATGGgtgaaagaagaagatgaggctCCTTCGCAGGCCACAAGAGCCATCGAGATTTATGAGCAAACAGTTGTAAAGATCTgaaagggggagaaaaaaaactGTGAAGGGATTGCAATATAAGTCAGGCAAGTGAATGAGAAATTAGGAAGAGGGTGAATGCAAAGCAAGAGGAGCCTTTAAAGGTGGCTTGTTTGCGGTATATCTAGAAACTCCCAGAACTTTTGCAAGATCCACCTATGCTTTTTTTCATTGTAGTAGCATGCAAGTTTCCATgtgaaatctaaaataaatcttggaACTTTCTAAGCACCATACCGGGTCATTGTGGTCAAACAAAATGGTAATTTCTCCAATAGTTTCTCATCTATAAGAGATGAAGATGGAGAGGGAAATAGATAAGGGATGAGTGAAGAGGAGAGAAGGAAAACGACTGAGGAAACTGGGGATGGGCTGCTGAATCATATTGACAATTAAAGCCCAAACCACGTCGTCGTTTTGATAATGGAAAAAGATGTGATAATAGaaattaaaagtgaaaaaaagttGTTCTGAAAGTTAGGACCTGGGACGGGTATTGGGAAAACACGTGTGGTAGCTTGTTAACAATAAAGGCAACATACATTTACCATATATGTTTTaattataacaatatatatagcTTGGTTTGGTTTAGTATAATCTCTGAAACACTGGTTATGTTCAAGTCAGCAATAACCGGCATATCCCTGATTAGACCATCTGAATACTCGAATGCACTGAAGAAGCGGCCACTGAATACATGGATCCCGCCACCTTCAAACATTGGAAACAGGTTTGAGATCCACACAAACATGAGCAGCTACTTGCTACTAATGGCCTGTGTCGACAAAAGTACTCCAAGTTGGCCACTTAGTATTGTACAGCTTACGCAGGATAAAACTTGGACCTTGGAGAAGATACTGTTCCTATTCAACTgctttagaaaattaaaattataaatattcatatAAATAAGAACCATGATTTTCCCCTTGTAAAATCAACGGGAGCAAAATCTATTCTTGAGATTTTAAGTCACTCCTGGTGAAATTCTTAGTTCTGTCAAATCCTACATACTAGacaaatttgtaaaattgtttaaCCCTCAAAACAATTTTGAAATCGTACCAAATTAACAGGGCAATGACTTTATGAGTGGACCATATAATTTAGTACCCCGTATGAAAGAGCCTATTAATTTAGAGAAAGAGATTGGGTAGTGACAAATCAAACAATTCAAAAGGAGACATACTCTAGCATTcaacatcaaagaaaaaaatcaaataaagacGATGCAAGATAAAATggtttcaatgtaaaattaaTACCTGGGAAAATTTCTTAAGAGATTCTCAGTTTCTTTGACGATGGATATGGATTAAAGATGAAGTCAACTTTTTATAAAGGGATGGGCCATTGAAGAAGaacccaaatcaaacccatccCCATTGATTTGAGTCAATACCAAAATTTCGTCAAACCCATTTGTTATATCCATTGAATCAAATGTCAGGGAAAGCACCTAGTGTCTTCAAGAACCGGAGGACATTAAGGAACTGCTGCATCAGAGTCCGTTGAAACCGCCATGATCCATCTGTGAACCATTATAAGTGGAGAAAGGACGTAGTAAAGGTGCGAGCTCTGTGTCAATAGAGTTATCATCAACATTTTTAGAGTTATCACAAGAGATAGAATTCAACAACAATATGAGAAAGACTCTCAAAGATGCAAATCAAACAAGGCAAAACATAGGAGTGAATTTTCAATGTAAGGATGATGCAATGGAAAAtagtttcaatgtaaaaataaaGAGGTTGAAAATGGAGTCATatttttataaaggggttgGCTATTGAAGAAGAACCAAATCAAATCCATTACCTTTATTGGTATATTCGCTGATGATAACCTTCTATTTTGCTATGCTTCCATTGAAGAATGTCAGACTATAAAGGAGATCctttatatatatgagatggcCTCTAGACAGAAGGCGAACTGTGAAAAAACCGCCATTTTCTTTAGCAAGAATACTTCTAAGGAGAGGAGGGAGgaaattaaaatgtttttaaatgcTACTAAGACTTACAAGTTTGAACTGACACAGGTGTCACAACTTGAAAAAGTTCACGCACTTTTATTCTTATTACAGTATTCATGTGTGAATGGTAGGTAAAATGAGTGATAGTCTTATCACAGTTGATGAGACGTGCAAACCTATTCTATGtaagttttgttttgtaatttgttttttttttttactttatcatttttttttttaatcaagttGAATATATAACACAAGGCAACAACCAGAATATTACAAATGACCTCAGCTTTAGATAAAGCTAGTAGATTATCCATCATAGGCAGTGGTTCATATAAAATAAGAAAGTCAATTAGCTGAATCACACCAATCTTAGCAAGTTTATCAGTACATTTATTAGTCTCCCTAAAGATGTGAGTCAATGTGCAATTAGAGAAGGTTCCGATTAGGATCCTGCAACCATTTAAAAGGGGTTCTAATATGAGATAAATAGAGGAGGGGTTAGTAAGTAAATGAACAAGCACACGATAGTCAATTATGCCTTACGTgtattaccaaaaataaaattagggtCCGGTAAATATATGCCCTTAAGACAcacattaattattcatttttagaaatattttccataaaaagtttccTAACATGATTTACTATTGTATatcctaagggcacacattagtaaaacccatataattatatatagaaatttttctttatttataaatagtatttattaaataaaaaatggcaaaaacattattttggtcCCAATACTTTAGAGTTACAGTCAATTTGGTCACTGTTATTTTTAACTTGAAATCAATTTGGTCTATACCGTTGGCTCACTAACATAAATGCCTATGTGACAAATGGAATGCATATGTGGcttctaaaataatattaaaaaatttagtgaacattaaaaaaatgccatatCAACTttaaaaaagcaacaaaaaaaaaatccagatctTTCTCTCTTTAACCTCTCCGTCTCTTTCCTCTAATATCTCATTCTCTCTTCCTAGTAGCCATTGTTGCCCCACCAACACCACCAGTCTAGACGGCCGCAATACGTTCACCACTTGTAAAACCCTTGTATCCCTTGTTCAGGAACAAGTCCGTTGTGGTTGACCCACCCACCTCCACCCCTTTCGAACCTAGCAACTCATATGagttttgattgttgttgttgttgttgttgttttgactaGATCTTTTTGTTACTCATTGATAGGAGCTTAGATTTATGGTTTTAGTTggatttgtgtaaaaaaaaactacatagaTCTATGGTGACATTGGCCCGAGAAATCAGAGTTTCAAAAGCAATGGTTGAAAGTGATGCTTTAACTATGAATCAAGCCATAAACTCTAAAAAGAAGTGTGGTCAGTTAATCATATTATTCAAGGCTTTCCAATTCGCCAGTTTCTAGCACACCTAGCGAGAGAATAACAAGGTAGCTCATGAATTAGTATAATGCATAGACATGTAAGCAAtactcatgcatggacatgtaagcTAGCATGTAAAGATACAAAGAAAGCCAATGGATGGTGCAAACAAGCATGGCAAACGTATCATCGCACAGAGTGGACAAGGGAAAAGGTATGCATGAAGCAACCCGACGTTCAGAGACGCGTCCCAAGTGGTTACACCCAAACAAGGCCTTATGGGCATTGGATGTAACCAAAAAAGATCAAGCCTACAAAGGGCGTCAAACATGGTAAAGCCTAGAACAAGAGAGGCTAACacaagcataaagtatagaagcaagcaaacatagacatgcaaaaaggatgatccaaaccctttgatatgaGCCAAGGTGCACAGATGAGGACCAAAATCATGGGGTTGAGATCGGATCAGGACCAataggccaaaacacaagaaggtgcgataaaaggaacaaaaggaTTGCAATACTGCATGAGATGACAAACAAGGTCTAGGCTGAACCACATAAGCGAGGCGTGAAGCGCACAAGCACATAGATGGTGGCATAATGCATGTAGAAGACAtatacactacaacaaaatgtattttcagtgacgaaaaaattcgtcactaaaagtccagtttttcgtcactaagaacctttagtgacgaaatcggacttttagtgacgaaattcatttcgtcgctaaaaccccgtcactaaaagtcccggtgacgaaaaatttcgtcactaaaagtccgatttgatttaaaaatatatatatttttagagacgaaaacgtttcgtcactaaatgttttcctcactaaaaacaccattcagtgacgaaaatatttcgtcactaaaaacattttagtttattaaatcatgtttagtgacgaataatttcgtcattaaaactattttccgatacatatagtgacgaaaaagttcgtcactaaaactatttttaagaaaatccatgcacatatagtgacaaaaattttcatcactaaaaccatttcttacaaaattttgctacatttagtgacgaaatatttcgtcactaaaacttattttctatttttatttttttcatggctttgatattaaccttTGTAACATTATTCCATTACTAAAACCTctcatttaaataatacatttatttcaacacatttataaaaaaaagatccatacattccacaagtaaaaaataaaacaagtatccaattcaaactccttccatacaataattgtttgcaataCATACAATAATTCGtcatattttataacaatacaaaaatgttagcataatataattaaaactaaCGGAAGATGTcttcatatgtcttcaagtaatgccaaaagtaaatctcctaaaagccaccaataagaaatacgcacaaatataaaaacaatactacattaaaatcgaaaagtaaaaacattaactatgttataagaaacatttctaacaatgcattaagagtagccacaccaataaattaaaatcacaatGAACACCCATGTGGGGGTGTATGTATATTACCTAAATCTATAACTTTTCATTTATTTAGATAAATTTTAGACCGTAACCAAATCTCATAGTACCTTTCAATCAAGATGGAAAGGTCAAATTACACCTATTTTGCatcaattttaaacttttatgttAAGTACATATATACCAAAATCCTTAAACTTCTACCTTAAAGTGCATTGACAGTATTTAAAGTAACATTAAAGTGCTTCTGTTTAAACTAACCAGTGTCATCATGATCCTCATCAATACTAGTGTTAAATTCTAATTCCACAAAACCATTCACTTCACCTTTCACTTCACATGTCATTCATATATCTCTATAGTCTATATCCTCATTCTATGCTAATCCCaaaagatttgaatttaatCTTATGATAATTGATAACAAAGGACCCCACCCCCCAAAATAAACAACCTTCATCAACCTGGTTTTTAGAGACAATGCCATCCTAATATTCCTTTCTCGATTGAACACTCATTTTATCATCAAAATGGATGATAGAAAAAACTAgcaattagggaaaaaaatctcatcatttGTCTTGCAAGAAATATTAATAGAGTAGCACAACGTATCTAAAACATAATCTAGAGAACAATCCCCCATTAAATCAAGTCAAATAACAATCAAAGGACACAATCCCATTGTGAAATCAGAGTATCATTACCTAAGCAATAATCAACATAAGAAAATTTAGAAGATGGGTAATCTCATTTTGAGTTCAAACATTACACCTAATGTATAGAAACTTGTACACTACATATATCTAACACTGGTATCAATGTGGAAACCAAACCAAGAGAGTGAGGATCCAAAACTAGAATCATCCAAACAATaagaaccataaaaataaaaaagaattacagcAATTGataagtacatatatataagaaactTTCTTCACAATCATTACACAGTAAATATCAAATAcccaaactaaacaaaaatgcaTATACCCATTACTGtatcaaacaaagaaatacccaaaaaaactagaatcattaaacaaaaattaacaaaaaatttaactcaaaaggggaaaaaaaatacccagGCTTGAGGGTGGGAGGCGAAAGGTCGCCGGCTGGGTGGAAGGCGAAGGGTCGCCGGAAGCGTCACAAACTGAAGCGTCGCCGGATGAAGGATGAAGCGTCGCCGGATGAAGGATGAAGCGTCGCCGGATGAAAGATGAAGCGTCGCCGGCGAGCTGAAGCGTCGCCAACTATCGTTGGCGACGCCGATCGGCGACCTTGAGCGTCGCGATCGGCGACCTTGAACGTCGCGATCGGCGACGCTTCGGAGTCGCGGTCGTGGCCGTTCAAGGTCGCAGATCGCGACGTTCAAGGTCGCCAACGATCGGCGACCTGAAGCGTCGCGATCTGCGACCTGAAGCATCGCCGATCGCGACGCTCAAGGTCGCAGATCGCGATGCTTCAGCGTCGCCAACGATCGGTGACCTGAAGCGTCGCCGATTGCGTCGCTGAAGCATCGCCGATCGCCGGCGACCTGAAGCGTCGCTGTTGAGCTTGATCGGCGACAGTGGCTTCACatgtgatttgggtttttttggtttttgactGAAATggctctagtttttttttttttacagaaatGGCTTTTGGGTAGTGAAATGTTTTGTGGTTTATGGGTTTTGAAATTAGGCTTTTaaggttttagtgacgaatttcgagtttcgtcactaaagaccggctttgttaagatttttagagacgaaattcatatttcgttgctaaattatatttttagtgacgaattgtgatttcgtcactaaaaacatataagtgcaaaattattattatttttagtgacgaatatttttcgtcgctaattctTCTTTATAGTGACGAAAAGATGTTCGTCACTAATACTATCCACAACAATACCtatagtgacaaaatatttcgtcactaaaaatttcaacttttagtgacgaaatatttcgtcactatagactAATTAAACTCGCGTCAAAGTTTCCCTCTATTGGCGCCCATTTTTCAGATCACAATAGTGACGAAATtcatttttcgtcactaaatgttataatttttttcattattagtgacaaaatttatatttcgtcactaaagctatatttttagtgacgaaaaatatttcctcactaattttcgtcactaaaaatacattttgttgtagtgatagAACATATAAGCAAGGAAACAAGCATATAAGCATGTAGGTCTAAGCATAGATGGGGTAAGAAACATGGAAGCAAACACGTGAGCATTTAAACCTGGACATGTCATGCAAACATCACACAAGGTGCAAATTAATTATTCTAAATGAAGGTAAGCAAAAAGTGTGGATTTAAAGATGATGGAAAGACCTTGGATGTTGTTTGAATGACTTCAAACAACTTCCAAAGGGTTTGGGAACCtctttgtgaattttgaaaagatGGAGGGCTTTATTGCAATTTTGGAAAGATTTGGGACCGAATGTAATTTTGAGAATTTTGGGGTCAAAATGTGAATTTTAGAGAAAGGCCGAGGCCAAAATGTGATTATGGGAAATTTATGTACTAAAATATGATTTAGGGAATTTTGGGATAGAAACATGATTTTGGGCCGAAACATTTGAAAGGGGAAAGACAGATGGGTTAACTCGCAGAGGTTGTCAAGCCTAAGAAAGGCTCATGAAAAGGCCACCCACGAGTCTGGCTTAAGGCCCTAGATTTAGGACCAAAATCGGTAAGAACCAGACCACACGGATTGGGTCACAAAGCCTGACCCGCCTCTTAAAATCCCTCAAAAAACCTTAGCCATACACCTCATTTCTTTGGAACCttctctgactctctctctacTCCCTGAGGCTTTTGACAGAAACTCCATGGCCGAGCCTCTCAAGTTCATTTCCTCAATCATTGACGCCacctcaaactctctctctcactaagAAATTTAAGGGTCCCACCAAAAAAAGGCCCCTACAAATCTTTCGgttcaagcccaaaattcatataatataagtgttctcactttttattttcccaaCATGCCTCTCGGataatttcaaagttcaaagttcTTGAGCTAATTTTGCTTAttggtaaaaactgaaaaattaagaaaaaaaagccGTAAACGAAGGAAGGTTAGTCATTTTAGATTCGTTAttgtgaaattgaaaatttgttacTGAGAAGgttcatttttcatttaattcGAAAATTCTGGGCAAATGATAGTGTTTTTATTTGAATTGTGCAATTTGTAAACTTAAATTTTCTAGACTTGTATGTGGATTAAGTCTGTATTGTGCAATTTGTAGACCTAATTTTTGTAGACTTAGTTTGAGATTgtgtattttttattctcaatgAACTACTGAGCTCTAATTCGAATGGCATTACGAGCCATACAATTGAGATCTTTCACTCTTAATGAAGTTTAATTTGATTATGTTGGCAATAATGGTTTTGGttgatttattgtttttttaattaatctgTGTTAATGCATGTGtcgatttttttaaatctaatttatttttggtggaatgtgctttttttttttttttgagaaggttgGTGTAATGTGCTTGAAAATCATCCAATGGTCAAAAAATCATCCAATTCATCGATCCACACAAAAACCACGTCACTACCCCAAACTCCGTATTCTACAACACGCCACATCCATCAATTCTCAAACAATCTAATGGCGAAAAACACATTTCAGGTCACCGATTCGCATGAAGACTTTCTTATCCAATGGAAATCAAACTCCCTTTTCGATATAAACCCTTCACAACCTTCATCGCTCGCCGTTTTCAAGCCCCAAAAGCCTATCTCCGAGCCCTGGCTTAGACCCCAACCGGACTCGCCCGCTGAGTTCGAGCCAGCTTCGCTCCACCGTGACACCCAGACCACCATCACTTCAGTGATGCTCCTCTCCTCTCTACATCTCGGTTTAACCCAAAACCCAACACACACaagacactaaaaaaaaaaaataaaaaaaaataaaaaaaaccctaactttttAAGTGAG comes from Castanea sativa cultivar Marrone di Chiusa Pesio chromosome 3, ASM4071231v1 and encodes:
- the LOC142627824 gene encoding disease resistance protein RPV1-like encodes the protein MALVACEGASSSSFTHQLKKFDVFLSFRGEDTRFGFISHLYDALRLRGIHTFIYDKLSREEEISIELFKTIENSIMSIIVFSENYASFTWCLNKVAKIVECKKNNQLVRPVFYKVDPSETRNQNRKFGEALSKHERKLKDSKKVERWRKALHETANISGWH